One part of the Lotus japonicus ecotype B-129 chromosome 2, LjGifu_v1.2 genome encodes these proteins:
- the LOC130736181 gene encoding F-box protein At2g26160-like, with protein MKYKSSDEEVETLGDIGFNDRVVMEKRQRVQWLDLPTGLWTMIARHLINLDNTTFEIRRFRSVCKTWRSAHPLPQHKPFAIPLGTGKSCLLQTKIYRLEPVSHEPHNDQDPSISSSKGWIIMSKSVLLPFLNPFSGYPISNTPHTSSSDTSPRVLNIMNFKAVELIEAFNLSGNPNSNNDCKVVLFPSFHVEDRMMCALFHDDGKLYVRQTRDKKWTMMNLNYYDGFHSYHDIIIHKRQIYVIDNLGTIFWINPSSLKLVQFTQPLWMWHNGKKKKMVECGGILYVVDMIIRGFSLHEEVDIKVYKVNEESGRWEVVKNLGDVVFVLGKDSNFSLSAQDYHGFEGNCIYFHISTHEGRIFCFSLKDSMLKTPNPLWPCPSLFNH; from the coding sequence ATGAAATACAAGAGTTCTGATGAGGAAGTGGAGACGTTGGGCGATATTGGATTTAATGATCGTGTTGTAATGGAAAAGAGACAAAGAGTACAATGGTTAGATCTTCCTACAGGGTTGTGGACAATGATAGCAAGACATTTAATCAACCTAGACAATACTACATTCGAAATTCGCCGATTTCGTAGTGTTTGTAAGACATGGCGCTCCGCTCACCCTCTTCCGCAACACAAGCCATTTGCGATTCCTCTCGGTACTGGAAAATCTTGCCTCCTCCAAACGAAAATATATCGTCTGGAACCAGTATCACATGAACCTCACAATGATCAAGACCCCTCAATTTCTTCTTCAAAAGGGTGGATTATAATGTCGAAATCTGTGTTGCTTCCATTCTTAAATCCTTTTAGCGGATATCCTATATCTAACACCCCTCATACTTCCTCATCTGACACTTCGCCAAGGGTGTTGAATATCATGAACTTCAAGGCTGTGGAATTGATTGAAGCATTTAATCTCTCTGGTAATCCTAATTCTAACAACGATTGTAAAGTGGTCTTGTTCCCTAGTTTTCATGTGGAGGATCGAATGATGTGTGCTTTATTTCATGATGATGGAAAGTTGTACGTTCGTCAGACTAGAGATAAGAAGTGGACCATGATGAATTTGAATTATTATGATGGTTTTCATAGTTATCATGATATAATCATTCATAAAAGGCAAATTTATGTTATAGATAATTTGGGAACCATTTTTTGGATCAATCCTTCATCCTTGAAGTTGGTACAGTTTACACAACCATTGTGGATGTGGCATAAtggcaaaaagaagaaaatggtggagtGTGGTGGAATTCTCTATGTGGTTGATATGATCATAAGAGGGTTTTCTTTGCACGAGGAAGTTGACATTAAAGTTTACAAGGTCAATGAGGAATCGGGTAGATGGGAAGTTGTGAAAAACTTGGGTGATGTTGTGTTTGTTTTGGGTAAAGACTCTAATTTCTCTTTGTCAGCTCAAGATTACCATGGCTTCGAAGGGAATTGCATCTACTTTCATATTTCTACTCATGAAGGTAGAATTTTTTGTTTCAGCTTAAAGGATTCCATGTTAAAGACTCCTAACCCTTTATGGCCTTGCCCTAGTTTGTTTAACCATTAG
- the LOC130736182 gene encoding uncharacterized protein LOC130736182, with the protein MEDTVTNAIANQHCRPLPEPPLIVLEQVLFSLRTELEHCPKRSIYESRSITCLGSHDGWMIMSDHVAMGTLSVFFFNPVTNRRVSVPPRLYFPSNSPIQAKVLFIRKMVASSGPDCYKPDCYLAGLFNDHCHIAFYKLFDRSWNLIETEKDSGVHFMDLEIMGSKLYVRTDKPLNSTMLYDLKDSPKAEVLAMLPQRSTPYVSRMIDNQRHDSGYTVFSLAKHETLDQLFLINIICNIIYRSEDVGYLNMLKEYVTPPEIT; encoded by the coding sequence ATGGAGGACACCGTTACAAACGCCATTGCAAACCAGCATTGTCGTCCTTTACCTGAACCGCCACTAATTGTCCTTGAGCAAGTACTTTTTAGCTTGAGAACAGAACTTGAACATTGTCCCAAAAGATCAATATATGAGAGCAGAAGTATTACTTGTCTTGGTTCACATGATGGATGGATGATTATGTCTGATCATGTTGCAATGGGTACTTTATCAGTCTTCTTCTTTAATCCGGTGACTAATCGTCGCGTCTCAGTTCCACCACGGTTGTATTTTCCGTCCAACTCCCCAATCCAAGCTAAAGTATTGTTTATAAGGAAAATGGTAGCCTCTTCCGGACCAGATTGTTATAAACCAGATTGTTATTTGGCTGGTCTTTTCAATGACCATTGCCACATTGCATTTTATAAGCTCTTTGACAGGTCATGGAACTTAATTGAAACAGAAAAGGATTCAGGGGTTCATTTTATGGATTTGGAAATCATGGGTTCGAAGTTGTATGTTAGAACTGACAAGCCTTTGAATTCCACAATGCTTTATGATCTTAAAGATTCGCCAAAGGCTGAAGTATTAGCTATGCTTCCACAAAGATCCACACCATATGTATCAAGAATGATTGATAACCAACGTCATGATTCAGGTTATACCGTTTTCTCTCTAGCAAAACACGAAACATTAGACCAATTATTCCTCATTAACATCATTTGCAATATAATTTATCGATCTGAAGATGTTGGCTATTTGAACATGCTCAAAGAATATGTTACCCCACCTGAGATCACTTGA
- the LOC130736183 gene encoding uncharacterized protein LOC130736183: MAATNRGKETHDEFLMSYNIFSWNIRGVAAKGVPLLLKDMVNRHNVSCLAILEPRILWQTNWGNIEVLSSHRQFVHTRISPKGNLPSLLVTFVYGSPNYAVRDCLWRELRILAANMTEPCCVIGDFNAYLHASDKMGGGPPNLISMNKFKDCLDECSLSLSLFLSDLGFIGPPFTWEGRGVKERIDWALGTDRMLASFPEPSVHHLPKMKSDHKPLLLQLDGGSSRGISND; this comes from the exons ATGGCGGCGACCAATCGTGGCAAGGAGACCCATGATGAG TTTTTAATGTCGTACAACATATTCAGCTGGAATATTAGAGGTGTCGCTGCAAAGGGGGTTCCTCTACTTCTTAAGGATATGGTTAATAGACACAATGTCTCTTGCTTAGCTATCTTGGAACCTAGA ATCCTCTGGCAGACAAATTGGGGCAATATAGAGGTGCTCTCCTCTCATAGACAATTTGTCCATACTCGTATTTCTCCTAAGGGTAATCTCCCTAGTCTGTTGGTCACCTTTGTTTATGGTAGTCCCAACTATGCTGTTAGAGATTGCCTTTGGAGGGAGCTTCGCATCCTTGCAGCCAACATGACCGAACCATGTTGTGTGATAGGTGACTTCAATGCTTACCTACATGCTTCAGATAAGATGGGTGGCGGACCTCCAAACCTCATCTCCATGAATAAATTCAAGGACTGCCTTGATgaatgctctctctctctctctctctttctctcagaCCTTGGCTTCATAGGGCCCCCCTTTACTTGGGAAGGTAGGGGAGTGAAAGAGCGAATTGATTGGGCCTTGGGGACTGATAGGATGCTGGCATCCTTCCCTGAACCATCAGTCCATCATCTTCCAAAGATGAAGTCAGACCATAAGCCTTTGCTCCTTCAACTTGatggaggaagttcaaggggAATATCGAACGACTGA
- the LOC130737735 gene encoding uncharacterized protein LOC130737735: protein MQHFHLSLPFNYKLLTCPKLNGTGNLLVQRRTHLQTSFLSYNYKTNLAPSSFTCNGPNVILKKNFAAPSNAAIAHPSPSPENEIHESPDVVSEKSFWGAVSLIVGAAVGPGMLGLPALTIKSGPVPSTIIILLSWLYVISSIIIVAELCFDAMEEDEMKEVSFTSLAARTLGPRFGAFVAVVYTSLCFALLVACVAGIGSIFCPSFPGLNTLLVHSLFPILVGILIVFFPFNTIDVANRGLCFLMLFSITGLVAVGLSVARANIISSFASASWNLSAILKIIPVTVLTLGFHVITPFMCKIAGDTVNEARKAILIGGAVPLVMVLSWNFIVLGLVGTNTNSTSATATIDDPISLLLSVNPAALSAVQGFAFSAMATSLVGYAVSLPKQILDTMELLFKKPLGCNENRSGRVGLASYSRGGKVCFSGSTNSRSEMKKSNEGTFDLVKVVVTLLVLGFSVLIASYFRSTFSRALEFAGVYANCFLFGIIPPVMAYIHQSKKKTRSSIVPGGNVTLLLLFIISVILGIWH, encoded by the exons ATGCAACACTTTCATCTCTCCCTTCCTTTCAATTACAAGCTTTTGACATGCCCAAAACTAAATGGCACAGGAAATTTACTTGTGCAGAGAAGAACCCATCTTCAAACTAGCTTCCTCAGTTACAATTATAAGACCAATCTAGCTCCTTCTTCATTCACATGCAATGGCCCCAATGTTATTCTCAAGAAAAACTTTGCTGCTCCATCTAATGCAGCAATAGCACACCCTAGCCCCTCTCCTGAGAATGAGATTCATGAGAGTCCTGATGTGGTTTCTGAGAAGAGTTTCTGGGGTGCTGTTAGTTTGattgttggagcagctgtgggGCCTGGAATGCTGGGTCTGCCAGCTCTAACAATTAAATCAGGCCCAGTTCCTTCAACGATCATAATCCTCCTCTCCTGGCTCTATGTCATTTCATCAATCATTATCGTTGCTGAACTTTGCTTTGATgccatggaagaagatgaaatgaAAGAAGTGAGTTTCACAAGCCTCGCTGCGAGAACACTGGGACCTCGTTTCGGTGCATTTGTTGCTGTGGTTTACACCAGTTTGTGTTTTGCCTTGTTGGTAGCCTGTGTTGCTGGAATTGGATCCATTTTCTGTCCTTCATTTCCAGGGTTAAACACTTTGCTTGTTCATTCCTTGTTTCCTATTCTTGTTGGGATCTTGATTGTGTTCTTCCCGTTTAACACCATCGATGTCGCGAATCGCGGGTTGTGCTTCCTCATGCTTTTCTCTATCACTGGACTTGTTGCTGTTGGGTTGTCCGTCGCGAGAGCCAACATTATAAGCTCATTTGCTTCAGCTTCATGGAATCTTTCAGCAATACTGAAGATTATACCTGTGACTGTGCTCACATTGGGGTTTCATGTGATCACTCCTTTTATGTGTAAGATTGCTGGGGACACTGTAAATGAGGCTAGGAAGGCAATACTAATTGGTGGGGCTGTTCCTCTAGTCATGGTTTTGTCTTGGAATTTCATTGTGTTGGGGCTTGTGGGCACTAACACTAACTCAACTTCAGCAACAGCAACCATTGATGACCCTATATCCCTTTTGCTCTCAGTCAATCCTGCTGCATTATCTGCAGTTCAAGGCTTTGCCTTCTCTGCTATGGCAACAAGTTTGGTGGGATATGCTGTGAGTTTGCCTAAACAGATTCTTGACACTATGGAATTGCTGTTTAAAAAGCCTTTAGGTTGTAATGAGAATCGAAGTGGAAGAGTCGGATTGGCCTCATACTCTAGAGGAGGGAAGGTTTGTTTCAGTGGTTCCACAAATTCTAGATCTGAAATGAAGAAGTCAAATGAGGGAACATTTGATCTGGTTAAAGTCGTTGTGACACTATTAGTCCTTGGGTTTTCGGTGCTCATAGCATCTTATTTTCGATCTACCTTTTCAAGAGCTCTGGAGTTTGCTGGTGTCTATGCCAATTGCTTTCTTTTTGGTATTATTCCTCCTGTCATGGCTTACATACACCAGTCCAAGAAGAAAACCAG GTCATCAATAGTTCCAGGCGGGAATGTGACGCTTCTACTGCTTTTCATTATCTCTGTCATTTTGGGAATTTGGCACTAG
- the LOC130737736 gene encoding phosphatidate cytidylyltransferase 1-like, translating into MHKDTSTSAPSNTSGRIRHRKRSNEVIPEVSKANGTKLLVNDKSKYKSMLIRAYSSIWMIGGFALIIYMGHLYITAMVVVIQIFMASELFNLLRRAHEDRQLPGFRLLNWHFFFTAMLFVYGRILNQRLANTVTSDMVLYRLVSNLIKYHMVICYSLYIAGFMWFILTLKKKMYKYQFGQYAWTHMILIVVFGQSSFTVASIFEGIFWFLLPASLIVINDIAAYIFGFFFGRTPLIKLSPKKTWEGFIGASFTTIISAFLLADILGHSQWLTCPRKDLSTGWLHCDPGPMFKPESYTLPGWISQWFGWKEVSILPVQWHALCLGLFASIIAPFGGFFASGFKRAFKIKDFGDSIPGHGGMTDRMDCQMVMAVFAYIYLQSFVVSQSLSVETILDQILMNLTFDEQEALYRRLGEMLQQGIQRMS; encoded by the exons ATGCACAAGGATACGAGTACCAGTGCCCCATCAAATACAAGTGGTCGGATTAGGCACCGAAAACGATCGAATGAG GTTATTCCAGAAGTTAGCAAAGCGAATGGAACCAAGTTACTTGTTAATGATAAAAGCAAGTATAAGTCCATGCTAATTAGGGCATATTCATCCATTTGGATGATTGGGGGGTTTGCATTGATCATCTATATGGGTCACCTCTACATTACTGCAATGGTTGTTGTTATCCAAATCTTCATGGCAAGTGAGCTTTTCAATCTACTCAGAAGAGCTCATGAAGATAGGCAGCTGCCAGGATTTAGGCTATTAAATTG GCATTTTTTCTTCACTGCGATGTTATTTGTTTATGGACGGATTCTGAATCAGCGTTTGGCTAACACAGTAACTTCAGACATGGTTTTGTATCGACTAGTGAGCAATCTTATTAAGTATCATATGGTTATCTGCTACTCCCTGTACATTGCAG GATTTATGTGGTTCATTCTCacattgaagaagaagatgtatAAGTACCAATTTGGCCAATATGCTTGGACACATATGATTCTAATAGTTGTATTTGGCCAGTCATCCTTCACTGTGGCAAGCAtttttgaagggattttctg GTTTCTTCTTCCAGCATCACTTATTGTCATTAATGACATTGCTGCTTACATCTTTGGTTTTTTCTTTGGAAGAACCCCTTTGATCAAATTATCTCCAAAGAAAACTTGGGAGGGTTTTATCGGGGCATCCTTTACCACCATTATCTCTGCATTTTTG CTTGCTGACATCTTGGGTCATTCTCAATGGCTAACATGTCCAAGGAAG GATTTGTCAACTGGTTGGCTTCACTGTGATCCTGGTCCAATGTTTAAGCCAGAATCTTACACTTTACCAGGATGGATTTCTCAGTGG TTTGGTTGGAAAGAGGTATCAATCCTACCAGTTCAATGGCATGCTTTATGTCTTGGCTTGTTTGCTTCAATTATTGCACCTTTTGGAGGCTTCTTTGCAAGTGGTTTCAAAAGGGCTTTTAAAATAAAG GACTTTGGTGATAGTATTCCAGGACATGGTGGGATGACTGACAGAATGGATTGCCAG ATGGTTATGGCCGTGTTTGCGTATATATATCTTCAGTCATTTGTTGTGTCTCAAAGTTTGTCAGTTGAAACGATTTTGGACCAG ATATTAATGAACCTGACATTCGATGAACAAGAAGCTCTATATAGGAGGCTTGGGGAAATGTTGCAACAGGGGATTCAAAGGATGTCTTAG